One genomic region from Syngnathus typhle isolate RoL2023-S1 ecotype Sweden linkage group LG17, RoL_Styp_1.0, whole genome shotgun sequence encodes:
- the plcd3a gene encoding 1-phosphatidylinositol 4,5-bisphosphate phosphodiesterase delta-3-A isoform X4, which translates to MLASSGKSPVTSAREPRAKVAEKSADPIRRLGLLDNEDVRVMMRGSNMVKVRSARWQKRRDLRLLDDGLTVWCESSKSSRKAKARQTFAVTEVECVREGCQSEALRRISGSVPDSRCFTVVFRGARKSLDLLCPCEDEAQRWVRGLRTLKERVANMTQKEKLDHWIRGYLRRADQNQDGKMSYDEVRRLLQMINIDLSEQYARSLFKRCDRSGDSRLDHNEIEEFCRELLRRPELDAVFRHYSGNGCVLSTAELRDFLGDQGEDASLAHAQNLIGTYELNDWAQKNQFMTQNGFTMYMLSRENDVLNPEHARVYQDMSRPLAHYFISTSHNTYLTKDQVTSASSTEPYIRALIQGCRCVELDCWDGDKGEPVIYHGHTLTSKVPFREVIVTIAQYAFKASPYPLILSLENHCSVEQQVVMAKHLHAILGSKLLNKPLSGHSLKDLPSPEELRGRILVKGKKQIPQLGQLGKNGSYGSFSSSSEDEQTGANKSTPKKDPAKVCSKLSVELSELVVYCRSVPFCGFANEGEKPADEMSSFSENDALKLIKDSGKLFVRHNSRQLSRIYPSGQRLQSSNFNPQEMWNAGCQMVALNFQTPGEPMDLNQGRFLPNGRCGYVLKADFLCSGDSDFNPENTGGGPGHVPTQLTIRVISAQQLPKINTDKASSIVDPQVWVEIHGVAIDNTRDKTQRIDNNDFLCSRAPPAGFNPRWDCTLSFQLQVPELALVRFVVEDHDHKAKNDFVGQFTLPFTSLRTGYRHVHLLKADGSRLAPATLFIHVKVSRKGVPIKHVCESTPCPRKKSVNLSK; encoded by the exons GAGCCCAGAGCCAAAGTGGCCGAGAAGAGCGCCGATCCCATTCGAAGGCTGG GTCTGCTGGACAACGAGGACGTGCGCGTGATGATGCGCGGCTCCAACATGGTGAAAGTCCGCTCCGCCAGGTGGCAGAAGAGGCGCGACCTGCGCCTGCTGGACGACGGACTCACCGTGTGGTGCGAGTCGTCCAAGAGCTCCCGCAAGGCCAAAGCCCGTCAGACGT TTGCCGTGACTGAAGTGGAGTGCGTGCGAGAGGGCTGCCAGTCGGAGGCGCTGCGTCGGATCTCGGGCTCGGTGCCGGACAGCCGCTGCTTCACCGTGGTCTTCAGGGGGGCCCGCAAGAGCCTGGACCTGCTGTGCCCGTGCGAGGACGAAGCGCAGCGCTGGGTGCGAGGCCTGCGCACCCTGAAGGAGCGCGTTGCCAACATGACGCAGAAGGAGAAACTGGACCA TTGGATCCGCGGCTACCTGCGGCGAGCCGATCAGAACCAGGACGGCAAGATGAGCTACGACGAAGTCCGCCGGCTGCTGCAGATGATCAACATCGACCTGAGCGAGCAGTACGCTCGCTCCTTGTTCAAG AGGTGCGACCGGTCCGGGGACAGCCGCCTGGACCACAACGAGATCGAGGAGTTCTGCCGCGAGCTGCTGCGCCGGCCCGAGCTGGACGCCGTCTTCCGCCACTACTCCGGCAACGGCTGCGTGCTCTCCACCGCCGAGCTGCGCGACTTTCTGGGGGACCAGGGAGAGGACGCCAGCCTGGCCCACGCCCAGAATCTCATCGGCACCTACGAGCTCAACGACTGGG CTCAGAAGAACCAATTCATGACCCAGAACGGCTTCACTATGTACATGCTGTCGCGGGAGAACGACGTGCTGAACCCGGAACACGCCCGTGTCTACCAGGACATGAGCCGCCCCCTGGCCCACTACTTCATCTCCACCTCGCACAACACCTACCTCACCAAGGACCAAGTGACCAGCGCCAGCAGCACCGAGCCCTACATCAG GGCTTTGATTCAAGGCTGCCGCTGCGTGGAGCTGGACTGCTGGGACGGAGACAAAGGCGAGCCGGTCATCTACCACGGTCACACGCTCACCTCCAAAGTGCCTTTCAGGGAGGTCATTGTCACCATCGCCCAGTACGCCTTCAAG GCGTCTCCGTACCCTCTGATCTTGTCCCTGGAGAACCATTGCTCCGTGGAGCAGCAGGTGGTCATGGCCAAACACCTCCACGCCATCCTGGGCAGCAAGCTGCTCAACAAGCCCCTCAGCGGCCACTCGCTCAAGGACCTGCCCTCACCCGAA GAGCTGAGGGGACGTATTCTGGTCAAGGGGAAGAAGCAGATCCCTCAGCTGGGCCAGCTGGGCAAGAACGGAAGCTACGGCAGCTTCTCCTCAAGCTCCGAGGACGAGCAGACGGGCGCAAACAAGAGCACGCCCAAGAAGGACCCAGCCAag GTTTGCTCCAAACTGAGCGTGGAGCTGTCAGAGTTGGTGGTGTACTGCCGCAGCGTCCCTTTCTGCGGTTTCGCAAACGAGGGTGAAAAGCCGGCGGATGAAATGTCCTCCTTCTCCGAGAACGACGCCCTGAAGCTCATCAAAGACTCGG GGAAGCTCTTTGTGAGACACAACAGCAGGCAGCTGAGCCGGATCTACCCCTCCGGACAGCGTCTCCAGTCATCCAACTTCAACCCCCAGGAAATGTGGAACGCTGGCTGCCAGATGG tgGCTCTGAACTTCCAGACCCCCGGTGAGCCCATGGACCTGAACCAGGGCCGCTTTCTTCCCAACGGCCGCTGCGGCTACGTCCTGAAAGCCGACTTCCTGTGCAGCGGCGATTCCGACTTCAACCCGGAAAACACGGGCGGGGGTCCCGGTCACGTCCCCACCCAGCTGACTATACGA GTGATATCGGCTCAGCAGCTTCCGAAAATCAACACGGACAAAGCCAGCTCCATTGTGGACCCGCAGGTGTGGGTGGAGATTCACGGCGTGGCCATCGATAACACCAGAGACAAAACGCAGCGTATCGACAACAATG ACTTCCTCTGCTCTCGTGCGCCCCCTGCAGGCTTCAACCCGCGATGGGACTGCACGCTCAGCTTCCAGTTGCAGGTTCCTGAGCTGGCGCTGGTGCGCTTCGTCGTCGAGGACCATGACCACAAAGCCAAGAACGACTTTGTGGGACAGTTTACGTTACCCTTCACCAGCTTGCGCACGG GTTACCGACACGTCCACCTGCTGAAGGCCGACGGTTCTCGGCTGGCCCCCGCTACGCTCTTCATCCACGTCAAAGTGTCCCGCAAAGGTGTTCCCATCAAACACGTGTGTGAAAGTACGCCGTGCCCCAGGAAAAAAAGTGTCAACCTCAGTAAGTAA
- the plcd3a gene encoding 1-phosphatidylinositol 4,5-bisphosphate phosphodiesterase delta-3-A isoform X5, with the protein MLASSGKSPVTSAREPRAKVAEKSADPIRRLGLLDNEDVRVMMRGSNMVKVRSARWQKRRDLRLLDDGLTVWCESSKSSRKAKARQTFAVTEVECVREGCQSEALRRISGSVPDSRCFTVVFRGARKSLDLLCPCEDEAQRWVRGLRTLKERVANMTQKEKLDHWIRGYLRRADQNQDGKMSYDEVRRLLQMINIDLSEQYARSLFKRCDRSGDSRLDHNEIEEFCRELLRRPELDAVFRHYSGNGCVLSTAELRDFLGDQGEDASLAHAQNLIGTYELNDWAQKNQFMTQNGFTMYMLSRENDVLNPEHARVYQDMSRPLAHYFISTSHNTYLTKDQVTSASSTEPYIRALIQGCRCVELDCWDGDKGEPVIYHGHTLTSKVPFREVIVTIAQYAFKASPYPLILSLENHCSVEQQVVMAKHLHAILGSKLLNKPLSGHSLKDLPSPEELRGRILVKGKKQIPQLGQLGKNGSYGSFSSSSEDEQTGANKSTPKKDPAKVCSKLSVELSELVVYCRSVPFCGFANEGEKPADEMSSFSENDALKLIKDSGKLFVRHNSRQLSRIYPSGQRLQSSNFNPQEMWNAGCQMVALNFQTPGEPMDLNQGRFLPNGRCGYVLKADFLCSGDSDFNPENTGGGPGHVPTQLTIRVISAQQLPKINTDKASSIVDPQVWVEIHGVAIDNTRDKTQRIDNNGFNPRWDCTLSFQLQVPELALVRFVVEDHDHKAKNDFVGQFTLPFTSLRTGYRHVHLLKADGSRLAPATLFIHVKVSRKGVPIKHVCESTPCPRKKSVNLSK; encoded by the exons GAGCCCAGAGCCAAAGTGGCCGAGAAGAGCGCCGATCCCATTCGAAGGCTGG GTCTGCTGGACAACGAGGACGTGCGCGTGATGATGCGCGGCTCCAACATGGTGAAAGTCCGCTCCGCCAGGTGGCAGAAGAGGCGCGACCTGCGCCTGCTGGACGACGGACTCACCGTGTGGTGCGAGTCGTCCAAGAGCTCCCGCAAGGCCAAAGCCCGTCAGACGT TTGCCGTGACTGAAGTGGAGTGCGTGCGAGAGGGCTGCCAGTCGGAGGCGCTGCGTCGGATCTCGGGCTCGGTGCCGGACAGCCGCTGCTTCACCGTGGTCTTCAGGGGGGCCCGCAAGAGCCTGGACCTGCTGTGCCCGTGCGAGGACGAAGCGCAGCGCTGGGTGCGAGGCCTGCGCACCCTGAAGGAGCGCGTTGCCAACATGACGCAGAAGGAGAAACTGGACCA TTGGATCCGCGGCTACCTGCGGCGAGCCGATCAGAACCAGGACGGCAAGATGAGCTACGACGAAGTCCGCCGGCTGCTGCAGATGATCAACATCGACCTGAGCGAGCAGTACGCTCGCTCCTTGTTCAAG AGGTGCGACCGGTCCGGGGACAGCCGCCTGGACCACAACGAGATCGAGGAGTTCTGCCGCGAGCTGCTGCGCCGGCCCGAGCTGGACGCCGTCTTCCGCCACTACTCCGGCAACGGCTGCGTGCTCTCCACCGCCGAGCTGCGCGACTTTCTGGGGGACCAGGGAGAGGACGCCAGCCTGGCCCACGCCCAGAATCTCATCGGCACCTACGAGCTCAACGACTGGG CTCAGAAGAACCAATTCATGACCCAGAACGGCTTCACTATGTACATGCTGTCGCGGGAGAACGACGTGCTGAACCCGGAACACGCCCGTGTCTACCAGGACATGAGCCGCCCCCTGGCCCACTACTTCATCTCCACCTCGCACAACACCTACCTCACCAAGGACCAAGTGACCAGCGCCAGCAGCACCGAGCCCTACATCAG GGCTTTGATTCAAGGCTGCCGCTGCGTGGAGCTGGACTGCTGGGACGGAGACAAAGGCGAGCCGGTCATCTACCACGGTCACACGCTCACCTCCAAAGTGCCTTTCAGGGAGGTCATTGTCACCATCGCCCAGTACGCCTTCAAG GCGTCTCCGTACCCTCTGATCTTGTCCCTGGAGAACCATTGCTCCGTGGAGCAGCAGGTGGTCATGGCCAAACACCTCCACGCCATCCTGGGCAGCAAGCTGCTCAACAAGCCCCTCAGCGGCCACTCGCTCAAGGACCTGCCCTCACCCGAA GAGCTGAGGGGACGTATTCTGGTCAAGGGGAAGAAGCAGATCCCTCAGCTGGGCCAGCTGGGCAAGAACGGAAGCTACGGCAGCTTCTCCTCAAGCTCCGAGGACGAGCAGACGGGCGCAAACAAGAGCACGCCCAAGAAGGACCCAGCCAag GTTTGCTCCAAACTGAGCGTGGAGCTGTCAGAGTTGGTGGTGTACTGCCGCAGCGTCCCTTTCTGCGGTTTCGCAAACGAGGGTGAAAAGCCGGCGGATGAAATGTCCTCCTTCTCCGAGAACGACGCCCTGAAGCTCATCAAAGACTCGG GGAAGCTCTTTGTGAGACACAACAGCAGGCAGCTGAGCCGGATCTACCCCTCCGGACAGCGTCTCCAGTCATCCAACTTCAACCCCCAGGAAATGTGGAACGCTGGCTGCCAGATGG tgGCTCTGAACTTCCAGACCCCCGGTGAGCCCATGGACCTGAACCAGGGCCGCTTTCTTCCCAACGGCCGCTGCGGCTACGTCCTGAAAGCCGACTTCCTGTGCAGCGGCGATTCCGACTTCAACCCGGAAAACACGGGCGGGGGTCCCGGTCACGTCCCCACCCAGCTGACTATACGA GTGATATCGGCTCAGCAGCTTCCGAAAATCAACACGGACAAAGCCAGCTCCATTGTGGACCCGCAGGTGTGGGTGGAGATTCACGGCGTGGCCATCGATAACACCAGAGACAAAACGCAGCGTATCGACAACAATG GCTTCAACCCGCGATGGGACTGCACGCTCAGCTTCCAGTTGCAGGTTCCTGAGCTGGCGCTGGTGCGCTTCGTCGTCGAGGACCATGACCACAAAGCCAAGAACGACTTTGTGGGACAGTTTACGTTACCCTTCACCAGCTTGCGCACGG GTTACCGACACGTCCACCTGCTGAAGGCCGACGGTTCTCGGCTGGCCCCCGCTACGCTCTTCATCCACGTCAAAGTGTCCCGCAAAGGTGTTCCCATCAAACACGTGTGTGAAAGTACGCCGTGCCCCAGGAAAAAAAGTGTCAACCTCAGTAAGTAA